The Balneola sp. genomic interval AGCGACTTGAAGGAGAATGCTGAGTCATTCTTCCGAACCGTTATGAATCTGAGACCGGCTTCCGCGAAAGGGCTGTATGTGAAAAGTGTTTTCATAAGCAGCACAATGGGACCAAGCATCCCGATAAGCAGAACCGCAGTTACATCCCTATAATAGGAGGAATTAAATTATGCCTACTGCAGAAAAGCAAGCAGTTTTAGACGAGATTGCCGATAAACTAAATAGTTCAAGTGCTTTATATATCACGAACTATTCTGGAATGTCGGTACCTGAAGTTAATGAGCTGCGAGGTGCATTTCGTAAGGGAGATATTCGCTTCAAAGTATATAAGAACAAACTGATGAAGCTCGCAATGGAAAAGGCTGGTGGATATGATGAAATCATCCCGGCACTTGTTGAGCAAAATGCGTTTGCATTCGTTGAAGAAGAATTATCTGCACCTGCCAAGGTACTTAAAGATTTTATCAAGGATAATAACAAGCCACAATTTAAAGCAGCTATCGTAGACGGAGATTTCTACGGGGAAGATAAGCTGGACGTTCTTGCCGCTATGAAGTCGAAGAACGAGATTATTGGTGATATCCTTGGTCTGTTGATGGCCCCACTATCTAATGTAGTTGGTGCGCTTGAATCACAAGGATCTAACCTTGTTGGTGCTGTTAAAACCATCGCTGAAAAAGGCGAAGAGTAACCCCTTTATACACAACTAGAATTTTTTATATCAAAACAACTGGAGAAAAATAATGGCTGACGTTAAAGATTTAGCTGAACAGCTTGTCAACCTGACAATTAAAGAAGCAAATGAACTTGCAAAAGTTCTTGAAGAAGAATACGATATCAAACCTGCTCAAGCTGCTGTTGCAGTAGCTGGACCTGCTGGCGGTGGAGAAGCCGGTGGTGGAGAAGAGCAAACTGAGTTTGACGTAGTTCTGAAGAGTGCTGGTGCTAAGAAAATCGCCGTGATCAAAGAAGTACGCGGTATCACTGGTCTTGGGCTTAAAGAAGCCAAAGAATTAGTTGATGGAGCTCCTAATAATGTTAAAGAAGCAGTATCGAAAGATGAAGCTGAAGACATTAAATCCAAGCTTGAAGAAGCTGGTGCTGAAGTAGAGCTCAAGTAACTCATACTTACAAATTCGTTGGTAGCCAATGCCGTGAAAACGGTATTGGCTATTGGCGTCTATATAAATCGACCCCGATAGCCTTGGGGTTTAGCCGTATCATTTACCTTCAATCTAAGAGGAGAGGTTCCTTTTGAGCAAGAAGATGCAAACTATTCCGAACACGGAACGCTTATCGTTTGGTAAAACCAAACATGTACTGGATTATCCGGATTTTCTGGACATCCAATTAGAGTCATTCGAAAAATTTGTACAACTTGACATTGC includes:
- the rplJ gene encoding 50S ribosomal protein L10, with product MPTAEKQAVLDEIADKLNSSSALYITNYSGMSVPEVNELRGAFRKGDIRFKVYKNKLMKLAMEKAGGYDEIIPALVEQNAFAFVEEELSAPAKVLKDFIKDNNKPQFKAAIVDGDFYGEDKLDVLAAMKSKNEIIGDILGLLMAPLSNVVGALESQGSNLVGAVKTIAEKGEE
- a CDS encoding 50S ribosomal protein L7/L12, with product MADVKDLAEQLVNLTIKEANELAKVLEEEYDIKPAQAAVAVAGPAGGGEAGGGEEQTEFDVVLKSAGAKKIAVIKEVRGITGLGLKEAKELVDGAPNNVKEAVSKDEAEDIKSKLEEAGAEVELK